In Acidobacteriota bacterium, the genomic window GATCATCGCCTACGTGAAGGAAGACCTCGCCCCGCGGATCCTGGGCGAGTGGTTCTCAAAGGACATCCGCTTCCACGTGAACCCCACGGGGAGCTTCATCCTGGGCGGGCCCTCGGCCGACGCCGGCGTGACCGGGCGCAAGATCATCGTGGACACCTACGGCGGGGCGGGACGGCACGGCGGCGGCGCCTTCAGCGGAAAGGACCCCTCGAAGGTCGACCGCAGCGGCGCCTACTTCTGCCGCTACATCGCCCGGCAGATTATCCGGCAGGGGATGGCGCGCCGCGCCGAGATCCAGATCTCCTACGGCATCGGGATGGCCCGGCCCCTCTCGGTCAAGGTCGACACCTTCGGGACCGGCGACGACATCGCCGCGGCCGAGTACGTGAAGACGCTCGATTTCCGGCCGGTGGCCATCATCGAACGCTTCCAGCTGCTGCGCCCGATCTACCGGAAGACGACGAATTACGGTCATTTCGGCAAGGCGGGCCTGCCCTGGGAAGAATAATCAGGGTTTAGGAAGAAAAGTCATACCTGCAGGGTAAGGACGGCCGCCCCGTCGAGGCGGCCGTCGCGCAGCCGGGCCAGCGCCTCGTTGGCCTCTTCGAGCGGGAAGGTCTCCACCTCCGTCACCACCGGCACCTTCGGGGCGAGGGCGAAAAACTCCTCGCCGTCGCGGCGTGTGAGGTTGGCCACCGAGCGCACCACCCGCTCCTCCCACAGCAGCGCGTAGGGGAAGGCGGGGATGTCGCTCATGTAGATCCCCCCGCAGACGACGGTCCCCCCCTTGACGACGGCCGCGAGCGCCGCCGGCAGCAGCGGCCCCACCGGGGCGAAAATCAGGGCGGCGTCGAGCGGTTCCGGCGGCGCTTCCAGCGAACTCCCCGCCCACACCGCCCCCAGCCGGAGCGCGAACTGCTGCGCGCGCACGTCGCCGGGGCGGGTGAAGGCGTAGACCCGCCTCCCCTGCCAGGCGGCGACCTGGGTGACGATATGGGCCGCCCCCCCGAAGCCGTAGATCCCGATCGTTTCCGCCCCTTCCCCCGCCATGGTGTAGGTCCGGTAGCCGATCAGGCCCGCGCAGAGCAGCGGTGCGGCGTCCGCGTCGCCGTACCCTTCGGGGATCGCAAAACAGTAGCGCGCCTCGGCGGCCGCGTACTCGGCGTACCCGCCGTCGAGGGTGTAGCCGGTGAACCCCGGCGCGTCGCAGAGATTCTCCCGCCCCGAGCGGCAGAAGCGGCAGCGCCGGCAGGTGCGCCCGAGCCAGGGGACGCCGACGCGGTCCCCGATCCTGAAGGGGCCCGCATCCCGGCCGGCGGCGACGACGGTGCCGACGATCTCGTGCCCGGGGATGACGGGGAGCTTCGGTTCGGGCAGTTCGCCGTCCACCAGGTGCAGGTCGGTCCGGCAGACCCCGCAGGCCCGCACCCGGACCAGCAGGCCGCCGGGGCCGGGGCGGGGGACCGGGACCCGGGCGGGGCGCAGGCCGAGGCCGGGGGCCTCCAGCACCATCGCCTTCATGGTCTCGGGGATGTCCATCGGCAATGCCTCACTCGGTGCGCGGACCGTCGTTCTTCTGCAGCCCGGCGAGCGTCTCCTCGATCTGCACGAGTTCCTCCTCGGTCGCGTAGCGCCGGGCCCGGTGGAGCGAGGCGATGGCGGCGGGCGTGTCCCCCTCCATGGCGTCGATGAGGCCCAGGTTGAAATGGGCGCCCGCGCTGCACGGCTCGATCGCCGCGGCGAAGTCGTAATGCAGGCGGGCCAGCCGGAGGTCCCCCGCCTCGAAGTAGATGTGGCCCAGGTTGAAATGGGACTCGAAATGGCGCGCGTCGTGCTGCAGGGAGCGGGTGAAATGGTCGAACGCCCTGGGGATGTTGTTCTTCTCGTACGCCATGATCCCCAGGTTGCAGTAGGCGTCCGCCACGCACTCCCCCTCCTCGATGGCGCGCCGGTACATCGCGGGCGCGCGCGGGTCGTTCTGCTCGTGCAGGATCAGCGCCTCCTCGAAGGGGCTCATCCGGACCGGGAGCGGGATCAGCATCCCCCCCCTTTCGGGGAAGAGGTTGAGCTGGCCGTTCAGTTCCGCCTCGATCTGGCGCATGCTCAGGCCGCGGCTGCGCAGTTCGCGCGCGCGGCGGAAGCGGGTGAGGGCGTGGAAATCGAAGCGCAGTTCCCCCGTCTCGTCGGGCTCGGCCGCCCGCACCATCCCCTCGCGCGTCCAGCGCCGGATGAAATGCTCGCTCAGCCCGAACTGGCGGCTGATCTCGCGCACGGTGTAGGTCGACTGCACGCGCTCGAGCTTTTTCGACGCGCCGCCGCCGGGAAACGAAACAATCACGCTCATACGCATCCTGCCCAGGGCTTGGTCTCGCGGAGTCGGCGGGATCGCCTTTTCACACATTCTTTATATCATTTTGCCGCCTCGGTGAAAATGATCCATTCCTCTCGCCGGGGCCGCCCGGGAAAAAGGAAGAAGGAGGAAACGGACGACGGTCGGGCGAAACAATGCATTCGAAGGATTTGAAATCCCCCGTTTTTTGGTGTACACATATAGGTGTAAAGGCGGAAGGTGAAAAAGCGCGATCTGGAATCGATGCTGAAAGCGCTGGGATGGCGCCTGCTGCGCGAGGGCGGTGGTCACGAGATATGGACGAACGGCGAAATGACCGAGCCGGTTCCCAGGCACCGTGAGATTGAGGAGCGGCTGGCATCAAAAATCATCCGGAAGGCCAAAGCTTTTCCGGGCGGGGGGGGTCAGGCGTGAAATTCGAGGGGCGGGTCTGGAAGGAACGGGGGACCCGGCACTGGCTGGTCGAGGTCCCCATCCTGGACGTGATGACGCAGGGCAGCACGAAGGCGGACGCCTTCCGCATGATTGCGGACGCCATCGAGGAGCTGGTGGGCCGGAAGGGGTTCAAAGTGAGCGTGTACCCGCGCGGGGATGGGAGTTTCACCGTCGGGTCGGATCGGGAGTCGGAGTGGATCGCGCTGATGCTGCGGAGGCAGAGGGAGGCCCACCATCTTACCCTGGCTGAAGTCGCGCGGCGGCTGGGGCAGAAATCCCCCAATGCCTACGCGCGCTACGAACAGGGGAGGAGCCGTCCCACGGTGGCGAAGCTTGAGGAACTCCTGAAGGCCATCGATCCGGGACTCGAGCCGGTGCTGAAAATCGCATGACGGGCGCGGCCGGAAGCGCCGCCGGAGAGGCGGCGCTTCCGTGAGGGATCAGTCCTCTTCCCGGGCGGGCTTGATCTTCTTGATCCGCTTCTGTTCCTTCTCGTAGCGCTCCTCGCGCGCCTCCCGGATGTCACGCACCTGCTCCTCCTCCTTCTCGTCCGCCAGCTTGCGCACGTTGCGCAGGGAATCCTTCAGTTCCTGCGTCATCTCCTGGAACCGTTCGACGGTGCGGATGACGTGGGGCGTGATCAGGATGATGAGCTCCGTGCGGTGGTTCTTCCGGACGGTGGCGCCGAAGAGGCTGCCGAGGATGGGGATGTCGGAGAGGAAGGGGATCCCGCCGCGCGACACGTCGTTCTTGTCGCGGATGAGTCCGGCGATGGCCACCGTCTCCCCGTCCTTGACCGAGAGGGTCGTCATGACGTTGGTCTTGGAGAAGGTGGGGGCCGTCTGGCCGTCGCCGAACTCCACGCCGGCGCCGATGCTGCTGACCTCCTGGGTGATGTCCAGGGTCACCGACCCGGAGGCCGAGATGCGGGGGACGACGATGAGCGAAATGCCGGTGTCGCGGTACTGGACGTTGGTGGTGCTCCCCGAGGTGGTGGTGAAGCTCCCGGCCGGGTAGGGGATCTCGCTCCCCACGATGATGCTCGCCTGGGTGCCGTCGAGCGCGAGCACGGACGGGGCCTCCAGGATCTTTACCCGGGTCTTGGTGCGCAGGGCCTCCAGCGCGAGCATGATCTGGCGCGAGTTGCCGACGAAGGCGAAGGTGTTGGCCGACAGCTTGCCCGAGGTGGGGCTGATGCCGCCCGTCGTCAGGTTCCCCTCGGTGCGGGCCTGCAGCTCGGCGTTCACCCCGAAGCTCAAATCGTCGGTCAGATCGACCTCGAAGATCCGGGCGTCGATGATGGCCTGGCGCGGGAGCACGTCCATTTTCTTGATGGTTTCGGAGATGTAGGCGTAGTCGGCGGGGGTGGACTGGATGATGAGGGAGTTGTTGATGTCGTCGACCACCAGGCGGACGATGTCCTGGAGCCCGCTGAAGGTGCCCCCCCGCAGGATCTGGGACGTGATCGAGCGCGAGACGTTGAGCTGGGGGCCGAGCCTCTGGGAGCTCCCGAAGGAGCCGCTCCCCATGTACCCGTCGTCGTACCCCCCGGAGCCGAAGCCCTGGCCGCCGGTCAGGGAACCCTGGCTTCCGGTCAGGTTTGAGGAGGACCCGAACGCGCTCTGCCTGGAGGAGGAGGACCCGAACCCCTGGGCCCCCTGCTGCTGCGTCGTCCCGGCCGCCGGCTGGGACATCTCGACCGAGGACGATTCCTCGCCGCCGAACAGGGCCGCGACCATCATGGCGATGTTGGAGGCGGTCGAATTCTGGACGACGTAGACGAAGGTCTGGAATTTCTTCCCCGAGGTGGCGTCCAGCTCCCGGATCCAGCGCTTGACCTCCTCCAGCCCCCTCCTGGTGCTGGCCATGACGAAGATGGTGTTCATGCGGTCGAGCGAGGCGAAGGAGATCCCCGTGGCCTCATCCTTGCCGCCGCTCCCGAAGATCTTGGCGAGGTCCTCCGCCACGTCCGCCGAGGAGTTGTTTTCGACCTTGACCAGTTCCACCAGGTCGGGGTCGAGGTAGCTGCTGTCGAGCATCCGGATGATCTGGAGCACCTTCGCGGCGCTGTCGGAGTAGTCGGTCATGATCAGCATGTTCAGCCGCTCGTAGGGCATGATCACGCCCCCTTCGGTCATGAAGAGCTTGATCGGTTCGATCAGGTCCTTGACCGGCACGAACTCGGCGCGGATGACGTGCGTCATCAGCCGTGGGCCGGAGCCTTCGGCCCCCGGCGCGGCCGGGGGAACCGCCAGGATCGCCCCGGGGGCGCCGGAGGCGTCGGGCTGCGCCTCGGGCGCTTCCGCGGGTGCGGGCTCCGGGAGCTGTTCGATGATGTCGACGCCGCTTTTCAGGGCCGAGGAAATGGGGACGATCTGGTAGATTCCCCTCTGCTCGATGAGGGCCGCGTTCTTGCTCTTGAGGATCAGGTTGAAGAGGGGGAAGATATCCTCCCGCGCCATCGGGGAGGCGCTCACGAGGTTCACGTTCCCCCGGACGTCCGAATCGATCACGATGGGCGTCAGCCCGAGGATGGCGCCCACCTGGTTGACGAAATCGTAGAGGGGGAGGTTGTCGAAATTGAGCGTGACCTTCTGGCCCCCCGAGTAACGGATCCTCGAGGCCTCGGGCACCGGAGCCGAGGGCGGGCTGGGGGGGGCGGTCTCGACGGGGGCCGCTGCGGCGGGGGCCGCGGGGGTCTCGGCCGCCGCCGGCCGGGTCCGCTGCATCTGCTGGCGCAGGCGCTCGATCGCCTCCCTGCGCTGGCTTTCCGTCGTGGGGGGGCGGCCCGGTTCCTGCACCGCCCAGCCCGCGGAATGGAGGGCGCCCAGGATCAGCGACGCGCAGATAACAACCGTGAAACTCCAGGATCTCCCGATGCGTGTGGCCATTTAAGCTTTCCTCTCTCTGAGAGCGTCTCCATGCACATTCAGTACGGCGTCCGTTCCGGGACGTCCGCCGGTCAGTTCCTCTCCGGCCGGACGATGTCGCCGAACGGGGTCCGGATGACGCGGCTCCCCCCCGGGCCCGGCGGCGGCGCCGGAGGCTGCGCCGGCTCCTGCGGGGTGCCCGGCTCCTGCGGCGGCACGACCGCCGGCCGCCCCGCGACCGCTCCCGGCAGGGCGATCGTCTGCGTCCGGGTCTGGGGCGCCGGCGCCGCGGCCGGGGGGGCGGCCGTCCTTGCAGGGGCCCCGCCCCCCGCGGTCTGCACCGTGATCGGGGCGCCGCCCGTGGCGCCGCCGCTCCCGAAGGAGACGACGCGGGTGGACAGGATCGGGGTCTTCCCCGCCTGGGTCCCCTTCGAACCCTCGTGCAGGGGGATGATCTCCCGGCGCGCGCCGTTTTCGAGCACGATGTGGCCGGGCTCGATCTCCGTGATCCGGTACCCGCGGTAGACATCCCCGATCCGCTTCGACTCGGCGCGTCTCCCCTCGCGGGCGGGCGTCCCGGGATCATAGATGAGGGCCCGGCGCAGGTCCCCCGCGATGGTGACCCCTACCAGGATCGGCTTCTGCTGCATCTGCAGCGTCGCCGGGGAGGCGGCCTCCTGCGACTCCTCGAGGCCGCGGGTGTCGGAAAAAACGGTCCTTTCGGGGATCACGGCGAAATCGGCGGGACTGGGCGCACCCTCCGGTTCCGGCGTGACCGCCGCCTGCGCCCGCGCCTCCGGCCTGCCCTGCGCGGCGGGCTGGATCCCGGCCGGGTCGTGGTCGGCGAGGAAGCGGAGGAACGAGGCCCGGAGCTGCCAGCCGAGCAGCAGCGCCAGGGCCATCAACAGCACATTGATCGCGATCCACCTTTTAGCCATACTCGGTTCCTATCGCCCCGGCCCCGGGGCCGGGGGAGCGGGGGAGGCGAGAAGAGGGGCGGACGCGGCGGTAAGTTCCGCCGGCGCCGGGCTCCGGGTGCCGATGTAGCCCGTGACGGTCAGGCTGGGCCGGATCTCGTATCTCCGCTGATTGCGAAAGCTGTTGATCACCAGCTCCTCGACCTTGAGAAACGTATCGTAATTTTCGATGGCGGTCAAAAAGTTCACCAGCTCCTCGAGGTCGCACCGCGTCTCGATGCGGACCGACACCCGGGTGATATCGGGGCTGTCGGCGAGCGCCCGCTCGGGGAGGGTGTTCTTCTGGATGATCTCCACCCCGCTCTGGTCCGCGAAGTTTTTCAGCGCCTGCTGCAGTTCGGCGCTCGCCACGCTCGAGTTGTCGCCGGGAAGGAGGCGCGTCCGCAACTGCGCGAGGCGCCGGCCGTGCTGCTGTACCAGCCGCCGCGAGGTTTCCTCGCCGAGGAGGACCTCGCGCTGCGCGGCGAGCGTCCGCTTCTTGAGTTCCACCTCCCCGGCGAGCCTCTCGCGGTTCGGCACCAGGGAGGAGAAGACGTAAAAGAGGCCGATCGCGATGGCGATGGCGGCGCCGGCGAGGAGGTACCTTTTTTCTCTGACGGTCAGCTTCACGGTGCGTTCTCCAGTTTCGCCTCGAAGGTGAATCGGTCTCTCCCCGTCTGCGTGTCGCGGTAGATCGTTCCCTTCTGGGCGACATCGCGCAGGAGCGGGGACCTTTCCAGCAGGGGGATCAGCTCCGAGGAGGACCCGCTGAGCCCCACCAGCTGAATGGTGCCGTCGCGGTTGCTGTAACTGGTCAGGAAGGTGTCGGAGGGGAGACCCAGGGTCAGCTGCTGCAAAATCTCGAGGTTCCGGTTCCGGGAGGAAAGGAGGGCTTCCATGGCCCCGGCCTTCCGCTCCAGCTCCTCCGCTTCCCGTTGGAGCGCCTGCACCCGGCCCACCGGTTCCCGGAGAGCTTCGATCTCCCTGTCGAGCGCGGAGGAGAG contains:
- a CDS encoding zinc-dependent alcohol dehydrogenase family protein translates to MKAMVLEAPGLGLRPARVPVPRPGPGGLLVRVRACGVCRTDLHLVDGELPEPKLPVIPGHEIVGTVVAAGRDAGPFRIGDRVGVPWLGRTCRRCRFCRSGRENLCDAPGFTGYTLDGGYAEYAAAEARYCFAIPEGYGDADAAPLLCAGLIGYRTYTMAGEGAETIGIYGFGGAAHIVTQVAAWQGRRVYAFTRPGDVRAQQFALRLGAVWAGSSLEAPPEPLDAALIFAPVGPLLPAALAAVVKGGTVVCGGIYMSDIPAFPYALLWEERVVRSVANLTRRDGEEFFALAPKVPVVTEVETFPLEEANEALARLRDGRLDGAAVLTLQV
- a CDS encoding MerR family transcriptional regulator, whose product is MSVIVSFPGGGASKKLERVQSTYTVREISRQFGLSEHFIRRWTREGMVRAAEPDETGELRFDFHALTRFRRARELRSRGLSMRQIEAELNGQLNLFPERGGMLIPLPVRMSPFEEALILHEQNDPRAPAMYRRAIEEGECVADAYCNLGIMAYEKNNIPRAFDHFTRSLQHDARHFESHFNLGHIYFEAGDLRLARLHYDFAAAIEPCSAGAHFNLGLIDAMEGDTPAAIASLHRARRYATEEELVQIEETLAGLQKNDGPRTE
- a CDS encoding type II toxin-antitoxin system HicA family toxin, with product MKKRDLESMLKALGWRLLREGGGHEIWTNGEMTEPVPRHREIEERLASKIIRKAKAFPGGGGQA
- a CDS encoding type II toxin-antitoxin system HicB family antitoxin; its protein translation is MKFEGRVWKERGTRHWLVEVPILDVMTQGSTKADAFRMIADAIEELVGRKGFKVSVYPRGDGSFTVGSDRESEWIALMLRRQREAHHLTLAEVARRLGQKSPNAYARYEQGRSRPTVAKLEELLKAIDPGLEPVLKIA